In candidate division WOR-3 bacterium, a genomic segment contains:
- a CDS encoding uracil-DNA glycosylase family protein: MSLIILLSFIEKNSLNKDLFRLVFISRDPNLKVEKEVSSTNQAIINLKTPPPKKGLGWFFNDFLTINCLWSRFLEFLKNPNNESRFYWTHLVKCYAKNSQEEVQKAKNFCKNYLSEELKQLDPKLIIGAGLDVARVLVEIGYLQANKDNLRFKNLQPINEKTLEGRERIIIIPHPSQSPYQTWKNGCFKIGITHKELTELIKKVVSDNTNCPQAVSGEIIL; the protein is encoded by the coding sequence ATGAGTCTGATTATTCTCTTGTCTTTTATCGAAAAGAACTCCTTAAACAAAGACCTTTTCCGCCTCGTATTTATCTCACGAGACCCCAACCTTAAAGTAGAGAAGGAGGTTAGTAGTACTAATCAGGCCATAATTAATCTAAAAACTCCTCCCCCAAAGAAAGGGCTCGGCTGGTTTTTTAATGATTTCCTAACCATAAATTGCTTATGGAGTAGATTTTTAGAATTTTTAAAAAATCCCAATAATGAGTCCAGATTTTACTGGACCCATTTGGTTAAATGTTACGCAAAGAACTCACAGGAAGAAGTCCAAAAAGCCAAAAACTTCTGTAAAAATTATCTGAGCGAAGAATTAAAACAACTAGACCCAAAACTAATTATAGGTGCCGGCTTAGATGTGGCAAGGGTACTTGTAGAGATTGGATATCTTCAAGCAAATAAAGATAACCTGAGATTTAAAAACCTTCAACCTATTAATGAGAAAACATTAGAAGGAAGAGAAAGAATAATCATTATTCCCCATCCATCTCAATCTCCCTACCAAACATGGAAAAATGGCTGTTTCAAAATAGGGATAACACACAAAGAATTAACGGAACTTATAAAAAAAGTGGTATCTGACAATACAAATTGTCCCCAGGCAGTTTCTGGAGAAATTATTCTCTAA